Genomic segment of Bacteroidales bacterium:
ATTGTAGTCTTCAATAAACATCAAAACACTATCGGATTGTTTCCGATATTGTTCTAACTGCTGCTTTACAGCTTCACATTCAGTAAAATTCTTCTGTTCTAAAAGACGATTTAACCCATCAAGCACCCAATTAAAAACACCGGATAATTCATGAGCAATAATTTTGGATGCAAGTTGCTTATCCTGTTCTTCCTCAGGTATGGTGATATCAAAAGGAATTATGAGAAACCTACGGAAAAATGCCAGCGTATGTTCGACATCCCAAGGTAACTCATTACAGTTAAAAATCAGTTTACCATAATTATCAATCAAGAACGGAGCACCATACGGCAGGCGGGCTTCAACTTTTTCACCGGAAACCAATTGTTTGAATATTGATGTTTCGAGGTTGACACCAATTTCACTTGCATAGTTCACCAGTTTGTTTGCCAACATGGCCCGGTAGTAGCCATCGTCATTGGTAAGGCTTTTCAATGAATAGGTAGAAACATTTTCGGAACCTAGCAACGCATTTACAATTTCAAAAAATACAGATTTACCATTTGCCCCTGAACCATAAAGAAGCAGCGCTTTCTCAAGTTTTAATGTGCCGTGTTTCATGAATACGTACCCAAGATATTCAGCAAGAATCTTCTGCCTATTGATATCAGGTAATACCCTATTGAGATATGCTTCAAATTTCGGTGCTATTGCTTTCGGGTCATAATTGAAGGGCAACTGATACGTAATAAAATCTTTACAATTAAAAGGCTTGAGATTATTACCATCAGGTGTGATTTCGAATGTGCCATTTTCAAGGTTAATCCGTACCGCATTCTCAGGTGTTACTGGTTTTGGAAGATTTGCAGTGGCTAAGAATTGTTTGTACAACTGATCACGAAAATTATAAAATCTGGCTTTGAATTTATCAACCCCCATCTTTTCAGCTGCATTACCCAAAAATGATTTGAGATCATCAGAGGAAAGTAAACTCCAAAATGCACCGTTATACACATAAATGAAATCATTGTTTTGACAAAGGTCCCATTTATTTTGCCTGGCAATTTTTATAATATTTTCAACTGTGATTATCTGGTAATGATTGTTTTTGGGATGCTCCTTGTCACTTAGTTCAGCAAGGGTGCGATAATCAATTGGCTTGATTTTTTCGGTCAACTGAAATAAAACTGTGTTGTGTGGTATCGGTTCAGTTTGCTTTAGCAATTCCTTCATATGGCCAAGAATTTTATCTTTGGTTATGCCCGACTGATCTGCATCCGGATTAACAGATAAATTATCTGCGTCACTTTTTTCAGTGGTTTTTTTTATGGCAACTTTATCTTTAGCCATGATTTATCTTTTTTTATTGTCGGATGCAAGGTTGTAAGCGCGTGAACCAATCTTCACCATGGAGCCGGACTGACGGCGGTCTTGTTGCATATATTCCGTTAATTTTTCACGTGAAAAAAGCAGACGTTTACCGGATTTCCAGCAAGGAATCTCCCCGCGTGACACCTTAGAATATAATGTTGGAATAGCTAAGCCAAGGAGGTCGGCAGCCTGACGAATGGTAAGGGGTTTGTCTGGATCGGGGGCTTCCTGAGATTTGTTGTCGTTTTGTTTGAGGTCAAGTAATAGATTTTCGATGTTCGATAATCTTGCCTCAATAATTTCAAATGGGTTGTTCATTGTGACTGATTTTTGTCACAAAGTTGCGGGGCACAAAAAATCGGTAACCGGTTATAACCGGTTACAATTTTTATTAATCTTCTTTCGCGACAGCCGCTTTTAAGGTATTAAGTTCCTCCGAAGCCCTCTGTTTTTCTGGGGAATCATGAGGAAGAAGATCTATCACTGACTCAATTAAAGAAATTTTATTTAAACTCTTTTTATGTGTGGGTTCTTTTGCAATTCTGTTTTGGCGACTTAAATAAAATGAATAATGTTGAAACAATTTTTCACCAGAATTTAAGCCATATTCTTTTGCTATTTCATTACCATTTTCCCGTGTCACACGCCTTCCCTTATAAAAACATAACAAAGCGATCTGACGCAACGTGAGTTTATCTATATCGGGTTCACTATTATGATCAGATTCAGAATTTCCAGGTTTAGCAGTATAATTAACAAGGTCAATAGAATCAATAAATTCAAATATTTCCTTACAGAAATTAACCAAAGAGAAATTATTTTGTGAGTAACCTATTTCAAAAGACTTTACTACTCGGACAATATTTTGACTTTTCGCATAACTACCAATGAAAATTGTGTTTAAATTCAAAGAGGAGGATATTAAAACCGTTGCGGTATTCATAATAAATCCATCATCATTTTCCTCATCCTTTTTGTCTTCTTTCGGTGCAAAAAAATGAGCATAGAATTTTTTAAACATTTCCGTATCAGGCCCAAGATGGGTATAATAATAAGTAAGAATAATCGCAGCAATTTTTTTAATTTTAATAAGCTGATTAATCAATAATGATGGTCTAAGGGCAGTTTCAAACCTTTTTGTAATATCAGCTTTAAAGTCATGTAGGTTGAATAATTCAATTTGTGAATAGATGTATATAAAAGAAAAATAGCAACCATCAATTCCCTTGTTACCTTTTCCATCCATAATTGGAAAATCAGTAAAAGTGTCAGGATGATATTTTGATAATTGAGCCCGAAAAATCTTATCTATTATCAGTAATTCCATTAAGACTTTGTCGGTAATTGAAAATTTCTGATTATATACCTTATGCGTCGTAATATCATAATTGGACTCAGTATTCGGGTCAATTAATGTTTGTTTATATTCCGATTGATCTGTGAAATCTGAATCATTGTCTAATTTGAGATTTTTCTCACTATAAAGGTGCATGAGGTATTCCTGAAAAGCGTATGCATAAACATGGCTGTGCCGCTCAGTTATATCGGTTTTA
This window contains:
- a CDS encoding helix-turn-helix domain-containing protein, translating into MNNPFEIIEARLSNIENLLLDLKQNDNKSQEAPDPDKPLTIRQAADLLGLAIPTLYSKVSRGEIPCWKSGKRLLFSREKLTEYMQQDRRQSGSMVKIGSRAYNLASDNKKR
- a CDS encoding phage/plasmid primase, P4 family gives rise to the protein MAKDKVAIKKTTEKSDADNLSVNPDADQSGITKDKILGHMKELLKQTEPIPHNTVLFQLTEKIKPIDYRTLAELSDKEHPKNNHYQIITVENIIKIARQNKWDLCQNNDFIYVYNGAFWSLLSSDDLKSFLGNAAEKMGVDKFKARFYNFRDQLYKQFLATANLPKPVTPENAVRINLENGTFEITPDGNNLKPFNCKDFITYQLPFNYDPKAIAPKFEAYLNRVLPDINRQKILAEYLGYVFMKHGTLKLEKALLLYGSGANGKSVFFEIVNALLGSENVSTYSLKSLTNDDGYYRAMLANKLVNYASEIGVNLETSIFKQLVSGEKVEARLPYGAPFLIDNYGKLIFNCNELPWDVEHTLAFFRRFLIIPFDITIPEEEQDKQLASKIIAHELSGVFNWVLDGLNRLLEQKNFTECEAVKQQLEQYRKQSDSVLMFIEDYNYINNPDDYTPLRDLYSSYRSFCFDDGLKPVSKHKFSLRLTCSGYIVEKKNIGNVVFVTRQLDNF